In a genomic window of Dyadobacter fermentans DSM 18053:
- a CDS encoding GDSL-type esterase/lipase family protein: MRSFRLPATPVCVFLLLLTLVCGPSLAQNKSPNAFTLKDGDRVVFLGNSIFENEFQYGYLELALTTRFADKGITFRNLGWTGDNVWGQARSTYTNPPTPYEHLMQDITNAAPTVVFLAYGGVEAQEGQDGVAHFKDGLNKLIDKIDALGARAVLLSTIPVVSSDTSQRIGPRNAELELYSKAISDVASQRSKQFIDIYNPVLERSKKADIIENTVHLNEAGYYFLAGVLEKALGLPTDRETSTITIGKPSPYSSNVRILTDDTNGDAIVRFVATDKYLPLPFPQAGNQVGDNANVIRVVGLKKGYYTLTAANNQVVTASARDWEKGVAIVQGPQFEQSARIREMMIRKNELHFFQYRPLNQTYIIGFRKYEQGRHVKGLEEQNILIKWLEGQIILNSEPKEVVYELRKLE; this comes from the coding sequence ATGAGAAGTTTCAGACTGCCGGCAACCCCGGTTTGTGTTTTTCTGTTGTTACTAACCCTCGTCTGCGGACCATCCCTTGCTCAAAACAAAAGCCCGAATGCATTCACATTGAAAGACGGCGACCGTGTCGTTTTTCTGGGTAATTCCATTTTTGAAAACGAATTCCAGTACGGTTACCTGGAACTCGCGCTCACGACCCGTTTTGCCGATAAAGGCATTACTTTCCGCAACCTCGGCTGGACGGGCGACAATGTTTGGGGCCAGGCGCGCAGCACCTACACCAACCCGCCGACACCCTACGAGCACCTGATGCAGGACATTACCAATGCCGCCCCGACGGTCGTTTTCCTCGCTTACGGAGGCGTGGAGGCTCAGGAAGGGCAGGATGGCGTGGCGCATTTTAAGGATGGTTTGAATAAACTCATCGATAAAATAGACGCGCTCGGCGCCAGGGCTGTGCTGCTTTCCACGATTCCCGTCGTGTCGTCGGATACATCGCAGCGCATCGGCCCGCGGAATGCGGAACTGGAATTGTATTCCAAAGCGATTTCGGATGTGGCATCGCAGCGCAGCAAGCAGTTTATCGACATTTACAACCCCGTGCTCGAAAGGAGCAAAAAGGCGGACATTATCGAAAACACCGTGCATTTGAACGAAGCGGGTTACTATTTCCTCGCCGGGGTGCTCGAAAAAGCGCTGGGCCTGCCGACCGACCGCGAGACTTCCACGATCACGATCGGCAAGCCCTCGCCCTATTCATCCAATGTGAGAATCCTCACGGACGACACAAACGGCGACGCGATCGTGCGGTTTGTGGCAACCGACAAATACCTGCCGCTGCCGTTCCCGCAAGCCGGAAACCAGGTCGGCGATAATGCCAATGTGATCCGGGTGGTGGGTTTGAAAAAAGGCTATTACACGTTGACTGCGGCCAACAACCAGGTTGTGACTGCATCTGCCCGGGATTGGGAAAAAGGCGTGGCGATCGTGCAAGGTCCGCAGTTTGAGCAATCGGCGCGGATCAGGGAGATGATGATCCGCAAAAACGAATTGCACTTTTTCCAGTACCGTCCGTTGAACCAGACCTACATTATCGGTTTCCGCAAATACGAGCAGGGACGCCATGTGAAGGGCCTTGAAGAGCAGAATATCCTGATCAAATGGCTCGAAGGGCAGATTATCCTCAACAGCGAACCGAAGGAAGTCGTGTATGAGTTGCGGAAATTGGAATGA
- a CDS encoding enolase C-terminal domain-like protein: MLGAGSAAGLLGLLGSADRAHAQANYTQPAYTKGMAPVKIKSVKAIATAPQGSNLIVVKVETTEPGLYGLGCATFTQRAFAVVTAIDTYLNEFCVGKDVDNIEDMWHSTYVSSYWRNGPVLNNALSGLDEALWDIKGKRAGMPVYQLLGGKARFAIPCYTHANGTTPEAVADDVQRIMDRGFKYIRIQQGGYGAVGATEQKPDFKAAGFGGATDNFMNERAYLKSVPKLFEAVRKRCGEEIELLHDIHERVQPMDAINMIRALEDYRPFFIEDPFSPENMGWFRQLRQSTTVPIAMGELFNNVNEFRDPMTNQWFDYIRCHVSQIGGITPAMKVARLGEWFNVKTAWHGPGDVSPVGHAAHAHIDLAVWNFGIQEAVSFNEKTQAIFKGCPTMKDGYMSVNEVPGLGVDIDEKEAAKYPITSKSNWQVRKFDGTSIRP; this comes from the coding sequence ATGCTGGGAGCCGGATCGGCTGCGGGGCTGCTCGGCCTGCTGGGCTCGGCTGATCGTGCGCATGCGCAGGCAAATTACACGCAACCCGCCTACACAAAAGGCATGGCGCCCGTGAAAATCAAGAGCGTGAAAGCCATTGCCACCGCACCCCAGGGCTCCAACCTCATCGTGGTGAAGGTGGAAACCACCGAGCCAGGCCTCTACGGCCTCGGCTGTGCAACATTCACCCAGCGGGCATTTGCAGTGGTGACGGCCATTGACACTTACCTCAATGAATTCTGCGTCGGAAAGGACGTCGACAATATCGAAGACATGTGGCATTCCACCTACGTGAGCTCCTACTGGCGCAATGGCCCGGTGCTGAACAATGCATTAAGCGGGCTGGACGAAGCGCTTTGGGACATCAAGGGCAAGCGTGCCGGAATGCCTGTGTACCAGCTGCTTGGCGGTAAAGCGCGCTTCGCGATACCATGCTATACCCACGCCAATGGTACCACGCCCGAGGCCGTGGCCGACGATGTGCAGCGCATTATGGACCGCGGCTTCAAGTACATCCGCATCCAGCAGGGCGGCTATGGCGCGGTAGGCGCCACCGAGCAGAAGCCCGACTTTAAAGCGGCCGGGTTTGGAGGGGCCACCGATAATTTTATGAATGAGCGGGCGTACCTGAAATCGGTACCCAAGCTTTTTGAAGCGGTGCGGAAGCGCTGCGGCGAGGAGATCGAGCTGCTGCACGACATTCATGAACGAGTGCAGCCGATGGACGCCATCAATATGATCCGCGCATTGGAGGATTACCGGCCATTCTTCATCGAAGACCCGTTTTCGCCCGAAAACATGGGTTGGTTCCGCCAGTTGCGCCAAAGCACGACGGTGCCCATTGCGATGGGCGAGCTGTTCAACAATGTGAACGAGTTCCGCGACCCGATGACCAACCAGTGGTTCGACTACATCCGCTGCCACGTGTCGCAGATCGGCGGCATTACGCCGGCCATGAAAGTGGCGCGGCTAGGGGAGTGGTTCAATGTAAAAACGGCCTGGCACGGTCCGGGTGACGTTTCGCCGGTGGGCCACGCGGCGCACGCGCACATTGATCTCGCGGTATGGAACTTCGGTATCCAGGAGGCTGTGAGCTTTAATGAGAAAACGCAGGCGATTTTCAAAGGGTGTCCTACGATGAAGGACGGGTACATGTCGGTGAACGAAGTGCCCGGACTGGGTGTGGATATTGATGAAAAAGAAGCGGCTAAATATCCGATTACCAGCAAATCCAACTGGCAGGTTCGTAAATTTGACGGAACGAGCATCCGGCCGTAG
- a CDS encoding MFS transporter has protein sequence MKPQLAQVRWYRIIPVVFVTYSLAYLDRANFGFAVAGGMAEDLRITPNTSTLLSSLFFLGYFFFQIPGAHYAATRTAKKLIFISLILWGGLAAATGMVNDTTVLIVIRFMLGVVESAVMPAMLILLSQWFTKEERSRANTFLILGNPVTVLWMSVLSGYLIDSMGWRWMFIIQGLPGILWAFIWWKLIDERPMDADWLTHEEKLAVEEKLKAEQAGIKPVKNYAEAFKSTKVILLCLQYLLWSVGVYGFVMWLPSIIKAAPNMDMVTTGWLSSVPYVLAVIGMLAASYFSDKTGNRKIFVWPFLLVAAVCLYGAVWIGTEQFWVAYALLVVAGGALYTPYGPFFAAIAEILPKNVIGGAIGLINSLGALGSFAGSYLVGYLNSETGNFNASYILMSVALVLATVITIAVIPAPQIARPVAEEV, from the coding sequence ATGAAGCCCCAACTCGCACAGGTACGCTGGTACCGGATTATTCCCGTTGTATTTGTCACATATAGCCTCGCGTATCTCGACAGGGCCAATTTCGGTTTCGCCGTGGCGGGCGGAATGGCCGAAGACCTGCGCATCACGCCCAACACTTCCACGCTGCTGAGTTCGCTCTTCTTCCTGGGTTACTTCTTTTTTCAGATTCCCGGCGCGCATTATGCGGCTACCCGCACCGCCAAGAAGCTGATATTCATATCGTTGATCCTCTGGGGAGGCCTCGCGGCGGCTACGGGCATGGTGAACGATACCACCGTGCTGATCGTCATCCGGTTCATGCTTGGCGTCGTGGAAAGCGCCGTGATGCCCGCCATGCTGATATTGCTCAGCCAATGGTTTACCAAAGAGGAACGCTCGCGGGCGAATACATTCCTGATTTTGGGCAATCCGGTGACGGTATTGTGGATGTCGGTGCTCTCGGGCTACCTCATCGACTCGATGGGCTGGCGCTGGATGTTCATCATCCAGGGGCTTCCGGGCATCCTTTGGGCATTTATCTGGTGGAAACTCATCGACGAGCGGCCGATGGACGCCGATTGGCTCACACACGAGGAAAAACTTGCCGTGGAGGAAAAGCTGAAAGCGGAGCAAGCGGGCATTAAACCCGTCAAAAACTATGCGGAGGCTTTCAAATCCACCAAAGTGATTTTGCTTTGCCTGCAATACCTGCTGTGGAGCGTGGGCGTTTACGGGTTTGTTATGTGGCTGCCGTCGATCATCAAAGCGGCACCCAATATGGATATGGTCACCACAGGCTGGCTTTCGTCGGTGCCTTACGTGCTCGCGGTGATCGGGATGCTGGCGGCTTCCTATTTTTCGGACAAAACAGGTAACCGTAAAATCTTCGTCTGGCCGTTTCTGCTGGTGGCGGCCGTGTGCCTGTACGGGGCCGTGTGGATCGGTACAGAGCAGTTTTGGGTGGCTTATGCCTTGCTGGTGGTGGCTGGCGGCGCATTATATACGCCGTACGGCCCTTTCTTTGCGGCCATCGCCGAAATCCTGCCCAAAAATGTGATTGGCGGGGCCATCGGGCTTATCAATAGCCTGGGTGCATTAGGCTCATTTGCAGGCTCTTACCTGGTGGGTTATCTCAATAGCGAAACGGGGAATTTCAACGCATCGTACATCCTGATGTCCGTCGCGCTGGTGCTGGCGACCGTGATCACTATCGCCGTCATTCCCGCTCCGCAGATAGCCCGGCCCGTCGCCGAGGAAGTATAA
- a CDS encoding SGNH/GDSL hydrolase family protein — MKRQSVFKVIAMFMPFLVLLVLEGALRLFGYGHDLAVFTEDPSRKGYLVLNQHASKRYFANQKNATYGNAEPFAARKAPGTFRMFVLGESTTIGYPYMNNGSFHRWLQYRLSQSYPERDFEVINLSLTAVNSYTVLDFGKAVLDYEPDAVLVYTGHNEYYGAMGVASTQGIGHSRTLARLLMHLRGWRSTQLIASFTDKTAALLSGERLDLRENLMKRMAADQQIAFGSDEYHAGIDQFKANMNELADAAGAKGVPLLIGNLVSNEKDLKPFISLNDKQETSADEHFKSGIDLYQKGNYAAAKRELTRAKDLDALRFRAPEAFNPILDEIARTYKGVTLVNARDLFEKHSEGGILGKETLLEHVHPNLQGYALLSEAFYQSLRKTALLPAPAYEMPFDVLQKQMPITLVDSLKGEYEMMILKEGWPFNIPMPAEEKRAKTEEETLAGALVVKQITWRDAMARLHTHYAARHDTTGMLRVAEALALDDPLNPVSFDNAAKLSIASGLNAQAVNYLSKAFRMENSFERARMLFVILLKMDKPGEALPYVRYAAANNTSRFNLNELLTVVQQQAEAQR; from the coding sequence ATGAAGCGACAGTCTGTTTTTAAAGTCATTGCCATGTTCATGCCCTTTCTGGTACTGCTGGTGCTGGAAGGGGCATTGCGGTTGTTCGGTTATGGTCATGATCTGGCGGTGTTTACCGAAGATCCGTCCCGGAAAGGTTATCTCGTGCTGAATCAGCATGCCTCGAAGCGTTATTTTGCCAACCAAAAAAATGCGACTTACGGGAATGCGGAGCCATTTGCCGCCCGAAAAGCGCCGGGGACTTTCCGCATGTTCGTGCTCGGCGAGTCGACGACCATCGGCTATCCCTATATGAATAACGGCTCGTTTCACCGCTGGCTGCAATACAGGCTGTCGCAAAGCTATCCCGAACGTGATTTTGAAGTCATTAACCTCTCGCTCACGGCTGTAAATTCTTACACCGTGCTCGATTTCGGCAAAGCCGTGCTCGACTACGAGCCGGACGCCGTGCTGGTGTACACGGGCCACAACGAGTATTATGGTGCAATGGGCGTAGCCTCCACGCAGGGCATCGGGCACAGCCGCACGCTGGCCCGCCTGCTAATGCATTTGCGCGGTTGGCGATCGACCCAGCTCATAGCCTCGTTCACCGACAAAACCGCAGCCCTCCTATCCGGAGAAAGGCTCGATTTGCGCGAAAACCTCATGAAACGAATGGCAGCCGATCAGCAAATTGCGTTTGGCTCAGATGAATATCATGCTGGTATAGACCAATTTAAGGCAAATATGAACGAGCTCGCGGATGCCGCCGGCGCGAAGGGAGTGCCGCTGCTGATCGGGAACCTGGTAAGTAATGAGAAGGACCTGAAACCATTCATCAGCCTGAATGATAAGCAGGAAACATCCGCGGATGAGCATTTCAAATCCGGTATTGATTTGTACCAAAAAGGAAATTACGCTGCCGCAAAACGTGAATTAACCCGAGCCAAGGACCTGGACGCATTGCGTTTCCGGGCGCCCGAGGCATTCAATCCCATCCTGGATGAAATCGCACGGACGTACAAGGGCGTGACGCTCGTGAATGCGCGAGACCTGTTCGAAAAGCACTCGGAAGGAGGGATTTTGGGTAAAGAAACATTGCTGGAACACGTTCACCCGAATTTGCAGGGATATGCATTGCTATCAGAGGCATTTTACCAATCTCTTCGAAAAACCGCGCTCCTGCCTGCGCCTGCGTATGAAATGCCCTTCGATGTTTTGCAAAAACAAATGCCCATTACATTGGTGGATTCGCTGAAAGGGGAATATGAAATGATGATCCTGAAAGAAGGCTGGCCGTTCAACATACCCATGCCTGCGGAGGAAAAGCGCGCGAAAACCGAGGAAGAAACGCTGGCCGGGGCCTTGGTAGTAAAGCAAATCACCTGGCGCGACGCCATGGCACGCCTGCACACACATTACGCCGCCCGGCACGATACGACGGGTATGCTCCGCGTGGCCGAAGCCCTGGCGCTGGACGATCCCCTGAATCCCGTGTCTTTCGACAATGCCGCCAAACTGAGCATCGCCAGCGGCCTCAACGCGCAGGCGGTCAATTACCTCTCGAAAGCATTCAGAATGGAAAACAGCTTCGAGCGCGCACGAATGCTTTTTGTAATACTCCTGAAAATGGACAAGCCCGGCGAAGCATTGCCCTACGTGCGCTACGCGGCGGCGAACAACACGTCGCGGTTTAACCTCAACGAGCTGCTGACGGTGGTGCAGCAGCAGGCGGAAGCGCAACGGTAG